One genomic window of Paraburkholderia sp. BL23I1N1 includes the following:
- a CDS encoding AMP-binding protein: MDLSASHTDTAKRIHELRGTYGDGNASLAWLLCDRHDPESVAYEIVDANLTVERLTYNDLKRESQAFAAGLASLGVSPGDRVATLAGKSREYLIALMGIWRIGAVHVPLFTAFATPAIALRLSGSNTKVVICDATQLSKLLPDENVPETPAYRVIVIGGSDGDITNGLFCSFQSVVEADSPQVTPAALGGDAPFIHICTSGTTGRPKGVVVPTRALASFHAYVEFGIGLRHDDVYWCAADPGWAYGLYFGILGSLCTGVQSVLLKAGFDAQTTYRVLTERNVTNFAAAPTVYRSLLCSEHQPPAGLKLRCASSAGEPLTPDVNGWAVGALGVQVFDHYGQTEAGMLINNHHDERLAGPVKEGSMGIPLPGWKAVVLDRDEDTEIATGEVGRVAFVVEDSPLAWFRGYEKDPSKSAEKFTGDGKWYLSGDLGRADEDGYFFFSSREDDVIIMAGYRIGPFEVESVIAAHPAVGECAVIAVPDKVRGEVLEVYVVLRHSYTPAPVIEAEIQQWVKTHYAAHAYPRRVHFVDQLPKTPSGKVQRFVLREARKKEIADARSGTTLV, translated from the coding sequence ATGGATCTAAGCGCGTCGCACACGGACACAGCAAAACGAATACATGAACTGCGTGGCACCTACGGCGATGGGAACGCGAGCCTTGCCTGGTTACTGTGCGACCGACACGATCCTGAAAGTGTCGCGTATGAGATTGTCGACGCAAACCTCACGGTGGAACGATTGACGTACAACGATCTGAAACGGGAGTCGCAAGCGTTCGCTGCGGGACTCGCATCGCTTGGCGTGAGCCCCGGGGATCGTGTCGCAACACTTGCCGGGAAAAGCAGGGAATACCTTATCGCTTTGATGGGTATCTGGAGAATCGGCGCAGTACATGTTCCGCTCTTCACCGCGTTTGCCACCCCTGCCATCGCTCTGCGGTTGTCGGGCAGCAACACGAAGGTAGTTATTTGCGACGCAACGCAGCTATCCAAACTGCTGCCAGATGAGAACGTTCCGGAAACCCCGGCCTATCGGGTGATTGTAATTGGCGGTTCAGACGGGGATATAACGAACGGACTCTTCTGCAGCTTCCAGTCAGTAGTCGAGGCTGACAGTCCGCAGGTAACGCCGGCTGCGCTCGGCGGAGATGCTCCGTTCATTCATATCTGTACATCAGGCACGACCGGTCGCCCAAAGGGCGTGGTCGTTCCAACCCGCGCGCTTGCATCGTTTCACGCCTATGTCGAGTTCGGCATAGGCCTGCGGCACGACGATGTCTATTGGTGCGCCGCCGACCCGGGTTGGGCATACGGGCTCTATTTTGGCATTCTGGGTTCGCTTTGCACCGGCGTCCAGAGCGTTCTTCTTAAGGCTGGTTTTGATGCGCAGACCACCTATCGAGTCCTTACCGAGCGGAATGTCACCAACTTCGCTGCAGCGCCGACGGTCTACCGGTCTCTGCTCTGTTCCGAACATCAACCGCCCGCTGGCCTGAAATTGCGGTGCGCCTCCAGCGCAGGAGAACCGCTCACTCCGGACGTGAACGGATGGGCAGTGGGTGCACTTGGTGTGCAGGTCTTCGATCATTACGGGCAGACGGAGGCAGGCATGCTCATCAATAACCATCATGACGAACGCCTGGCTGGCCCGGTCAAGGAGGGGTCCATGGGCATTCCACTTCCAGGGTGGAAGGCGGTTGTGCTTGACCGGGATGAAGACACCGAGATTGCAACTGGTGAGGTCGGCCGCGTTGCCTTCGTCGTGGAGGATAGTCCCCTGGCATGGTTTCGAGGTTATGAAAAAGACCCTTCGAAGAGCGCCGAGAAGTTCACCGGCGATGGCAAATGGTACCTGTCGGGCGACCTGGGCCGTGCAGACGAGGACGGCTACTTTTTCTTCTCCTCGCGCGAGGACGACGTCATCATCATGGCGGGATATCGGATTGGTCCGTTTGAAGTGGAGTCCGTCATTGCGGCGCATCCGGCCGTTGGAGAGTGCGCCGTGATCGCGGTACCTGACAAGGTTCGGGGAGAAGTCCTCGAGGTTTATGTCGTCCTGCGCCATTCGTACACGCCGGCGCCTGTCATTGAGGCGGAAATCCAGCAATGGGTAAAGACGCACTATGCAGCTCACGCCTATCCTCGCCGCGTTCATTTTGTAGACCAACTCCCAAAAACACCGAGCGGGAAGGTCCAGCGATTTGTATTGCGCGAGGCACGCAAGAAGGAGATCGCAGACGCTCGGTCCGGTACGACGCTGGTCTGA
- a CDS encoding nitroreductase, with translation MNAAPSFNAADAIARRRSVRRFLDTSVADADVEAILNLAARAPSGTNIQPWHVHVVTGNAKTRLSNAVTAAAREGKRCDEYAYMPETLKDIHLARRRKVGLDLYGLYGIDQGDRAARKEAMLRNFAFFGAPVGLFFTMDRYLLAGSWLDSGMFMQNVMIAAQSIGLASCPQQAWCEYGSIVHRVLGIAEEQILLSGMALGYEDCSANENRLRTERVPAAEFTTYHRN, from the coding sequence ATGAATGCAGCGCCCTCGTTTAATGCAGCCGACGCAATCGCGCGACGTCGCTCCGTTAGGAGATTCCTCGACACGAGTGTTGCTGACGCGGACGTGGAAGCCATCCTTAACCTGGCCGCCAGGGCACCATCCGGCACCAATATCCAGCCGTGGCATGTGCATGTAGTGACAGGTAACGCGAAGACCCGACTCTCCAATGCTGTGACTGCCGCAGCTCGGGAAGGCAAGCGTTGTGATGAGTATGCGTACATGCCCGAAACATTGAAGGACATCCACCTTGCACGTCGGCGCAAGGTGGGCCTCGATCTCTACGGACTTTACGGCATCGACCAAGGCGATCGTGCAGCCAGGAAAGAAGCGATGCTTAGGAATTTCGCCTTTTTCGGTGCGCCAGTCGGTCTGTTTTTCACGATGGATCGATACCTTCTTGCCGGCTCCTGGCTTGATAGCGGTATGTTCATGCAAAACGTCATGATTGCGGCGCAATCCATCGGACTCGCTTCATGCCCACAGCAGGCATGGTGCGAGTACGGCAGCATTGTCCACAGGGTCCTCGGTATCGCAGAGGAGCAGATCCTGCTTTCGGGCATGGCCCTCGGCTACGAGGACTGTTCGGCCAATGAAAACAGACTGCGAACGGAACGCGTTCCTGCCGCCGAATTCACGACATACCACAGGAACTGA
- a CDS encoding SDR family oxidoreductase codes for MDDLVGQQDFAGDLSAAASAEELARRYPDVEILVNNLGISEPKPFEEIPDAARHRFFDVNVLSGVRLARLFLRAMRQANWGRIIFISSESAVQIPAEVIHYGMTKPAPLVVSGGLTEAVAGTSITVNSVLPGPTKSRGVGEFVETLAKANGKSFEALKKGVLQEDPPHIAHQAIWFASANRAARGLYRQPAFAGHDGSCVAGRRGRYKKRHLDPRRHWPGFSTCFLDQCSDATRPAELLLSCAT; via the coding sequence ATGGACGACCTGGTCGGGCAGCAGGATTTTGCCGGCGATCTCAGTGCGGCCGCTTCAGCAGAAGAGCTAGCGCGACGCTATCCGGACGTGGAAATTCTGGTCAACAACCTGGGCATCTCCGAGCCCAAGCCGTTTGAAGAGATCCCCGACGCGGCCCGGCATCGGTTCTTCGACGTCAATGTCTTGAGTGGGGTACGCCTAGCCCGCCTGTTTTTGCGTGCGATGAGGCAGGCAAACTGGGGGCGCATCATTTTCATTTCGAGCGAAAGCGCGGTGCAGATTCCAGCTGAAGTGATCCACTACGGGATGACGAAACCCGCGCCGCTGGTGGTCTCGGGCGGGCTCACTGAAGCCGTTGCCGGCACGAGCATTACAGTCAATAGCGTGCTGCCGGGTCCAACGAAATCGCGGGGAGTGGGTGAGTTCGTGGAGACCCTTGCAAAGGCAAACGGCAAATCGTTTGAAGCGCTAAAAAAAGGGGTTCTTCAAGAAGATCCGCCCCACATCGCTCATCAAGCGATTTGGTTCGCCTCCGCAAATCGCGCCGCTCGTGGCCTATATCGTCAGCCCGCTTTTGCCGGCCACGACGGGAGCTGCGTTGCGGGCCGACGGGGGCGCTATAAAAAGCGCCATCTAGACCCACGCCGGCATTGGCCCGGCTTCTCCACATGTTTCCTCGATCAATGTTCCGACGCGACCCGCCCGGCTGAACTGCTCCTTTCGTGTGCCACGTGA
- a CDS encoding DUF1329 domain-containing protein, translating into MKKCRVKVVSAIAAAVLLAVGTAVAAEDLTPEGAERAASTDGAVPAYAGKQSPAPGWEWGKVRGDFWKHKDEKPLYSIDASNVDKYANMLSTGQIQLIKQKKGYRMDVYPSHRECQLPEVAAENSKANLTTAKLAADGETIQTATFPGVAFPQPKNGAEAILNFTSRYRGEGMEWPMDYTATSPRPGGSEWIEETGPQTMYFPSGKLGKTTPQEVDQLNTGQYGVVVTPAALAGEALVQRQYFDKDAESYYYFTGQRRVRRMPAYTHDAPIIGFENQYLMDEFNMFQGSIDRFNWKLVGKREMIVPYNDFGMYRFNDKPRDVATLDGIAADHRRYEAHRVWVVEATLKPSARHVDSKKVFYLDEDSWLALVGEDYDAQGKLWKVRESYPIPVWELGGACDNQPMVQYDLIDGRYVFDSSTTGQGKDLHWYQQINDPRFKASFYTAESLRSVSER; encoded by the coding sequence ATGAAGAAGTGCAGAGTTAAAGTTGTGTCCGCTATCGCAGCCGCTGTATTGCTCGCGGTCGGGACTGCTGTCGCAGCGGAAGATCTCACGCCCGAGGGCGCTGAACGCGCAGCGAGCACGGACGGTGCCGTGCCGGCCTATGCAGGAAAGCAGTCGCCGGCACCCGGCTGGGAGTGGGGGAAAGTCCGCGGGGATTTCTGGAAGCACAAGGATGAGAAGCCGCTTTATTCGATTGACGCGTCGAATGTCGACAAGTACGCCAATATGCTTTCGACAGGTCAGATCCAGCTGATCAAGCAGAAGAAGGGCTATCGGATGGACGTCTATCCGTCACACCGCGAATGCCAGTTACCGGAGGTCGCAGCCGAAAATTCCAAGGCAAATCTCACGACGGCAAAACTCGCTGCGGATGGCGAGACGATTCAGACAGCAACCTTTCCCGGCGTCGCGTTTCCGCAGCCGAAGAACGGCGCCGAGGCGATCTTGAACTTTACGTCGCGGTATCGGGGCGAGGGCATGGAATGGCCGATGGATTACACGGCTACTTCTCCGCGCCCGGGCGGCAGCGAATGGATCGAGGAAACCGGTCCTCAAACCATGTATTTCCCGTCAGGAAAGCTTGGCAAGACGACGCCGCAGGAAGTCGATCAGCTGAATACGGGGCAGTACGGTGTGGTTGTTACGCCGGCGGCATTGGCGGGCGAGGCGTTGGTTCAGCGCCAGTATTTCGACAAGGATGCAGAATCATATTACTACTTCACCGGACAGCGTCGCGTGAGGCGGATGCCGGCCTATACGCACGATGCGCCGATTATCGGTTTCGAAAATCAGTATCTGATGGATGAATTCAACATGTTCCAGGGTTCGATCGACCGGTTTAACTGGAAGCTCGTCGGGAAGCGGGAGATGATTGTCCCCTACAACGACTTCGGAATGTACAGATTCAACGACAAGCCGCGCGACGTCGCTACGCTGGACGGTATCGCGGCCGATCATCGGCGCTACGAAGCGCATCGCGTCTGGGTCGTCGAAGCGACGCTCAAGCCGAGCGCCCGCCACGTCGATTCGAAAAAAGTCTTCTATCTGGACGAGGACAGCTGGTTGGCGCTCGTCGGTGAGGACTACGACGCGCAAGGCAAGCTGTGGAAGGTACGTGAAAGCTACCCGATCCCTGTGTGGGAATTGGGTGGCGCCTGCGATAACCAACCGATGGTGCAATACGACTTGATCGATGGGCGTTACGTATTCGATTCATCCACCACGGGTCAAGGTAAAGACCTTCACTGGTATCAGCAGATCAACGATCCACGTTTCAAGGCGAGCTTCTACACCGCGGAATCGCTGCGGTCAGTCAGCGAGCGCTGA
- a CDS encoding DUF1302 domain-containing protein: MMKRSFKLSTMSLAVVAAATSNAYGYDFTTGVSDLTGSWVSNVTAGMGIRTKNPACFLTGDPNAFDCGAGANINQWAGNDGDLNYRKGQPYSASLSLTSELLLKMPSQGLKFMIRGTGMYDFAAGHTDRTALSSTAAAQVVYNAELLDLWGEKDFTIDGRGAHVRLGNQVINWGESIYASGGINATNSLDIQKLLVPGTQLKQALLPAPMVSFAADLSHGLSTEAYYQFQWNGNRYPPVGSFWATSNSFGRGAGPATANTNNYNVGGPSAGTIASTIGGPSAAGNQDTVNSINGGLVNGVYAGAPFFSQGYPTDWQAPSKYKPQFGFKFNFAPSSFGANFAFYYLNYTDKSPVVSSSADGTTHYSYLDNRQLFGLSSNFGIGDWAIGTEASYRPRDAVSLSACYGAGGPLDLNTNGVSGINCQQWIDKKKFQFDVNGILSLSRSDYPFLKLFGADAAALTWELTWIYYPGVTGSSFTRTMNGQTVMQVPSAAYWPWLNNGSSLGYPIGMAQGTSSSVGATIDFNWTYDGTLIPGWQVTPGVTFTDGLYGYTPSWSANYSQGAKSVNLYVLFNQNPTVWQAGVNFTAFFGGHNNVGQPYTDRNFVGIFATRNF, from the coding sequence ATGATGAAGCGGAGTTTCAAACTGAGCACAATGTCGCTTGCTGTCGTTGCAGCGGCAACGTCAAATGCGTACGGCTACGATTTCACGACAGGAGTTAGCGATCTGACCGGATCGTGGGTGAGTAACGTCACGGCAGGCATGGGGATCCGAACGAAAAACCCGGCCTGTTTTCTCACAGGTGACCCGAACGCCTTCGATTGCGGCGCGGGGGCGAACATCAATCAATGGGCCGGCAATGACGGCGATCTGAATTACCGCAAGGGGCAGCCGTACAGCGCGTCCTTGAGCCTAACTAGCGAACTGCTGCTGAAGATGCCGAGCCAAGGGCTGAAGTTCATGATCCGCGGCACGGGGATGTATGACTTTGCAGCTGGACATACCGACCGAACGGCTTTGAGCAGCACCGCTGCGGCACAGGTCGTCTACAACGCTGAACTGCTCGACCTGTGGGGTGAAAAAGACTTCACTATAGACGGGCGCGGCGCTCACGTACGACTGGGTAACCAGGTGATCAATTGGGGTGAAAGCATATATGCATCAGGTGGTATCAACGCCACCAACTCACTTGACATCCAGAAGTTGTTGGTTCCCGGCACTCAACTAAAGCAGGCGCTGCTGCCCGCGCCGATGGTGAGTTTTGCTGCGGATCTCTCACATGGGCTCAGCACAGAAGCCTACTACCAGTTTCAATGGAACGGAAACCGTTACCCCCCTGTGGGGTCGTTCTGGGCGACCTCGAACAGTTTTGGCCGTGGCGCGGGCCCGGCGACGGCCAACACGAACAATTACAACGTAGGCGGGCCCAGTGCGGGCACGATTGCGAGTACGATCGGCGGCCCGAGTGCAGCGGGCAATCAGGATACAGTCAATTCGATCAACGGTGGTCTTGTTAATGGTGTGTATGCCGGGGCACCGTTTTTCTCTCAAGGCTATCCTACTGATTGGCAGGCGCCATCGAAGTACAAGCCGCAATTCGGCTTCAAATTCAACTTCGCGCCAAGTTCGTTCGGCGCGAACTTTGCGTTCTATTACCTGAACTATACCGATAAGTCGCCCGTAGTGTCGTCGTCTGCGGATGGGACTACGCACTACTCGTATCTCGATAACCGCCAGCTTTTCGGTCTGAGTTCGAACTTCGGGATTGGCGACTGGGCGATTGGTACAGAAGCGTCGTATCGGCCGCGTGACGCCGTCTCACTGTCGGCCTGTTATGGCGCTGGTGGACCACTCGATCTGAACACCAACGGCGTGTCGGGCATCAATTGCCAGCAGTGGATCGACAAGAAGAAATTCCAGTTCGACGTCAACGGCATCCTCTCACTATCGCGTAGCGACTACCCGTTCCTCAAGCTGTTCGGAGCTGATGCGGCCGCGCTGACGTGGGAACTGACTTGGATCTATTACCCGGGAGTGACCGGAAGCAGCTTTACGCGGACGATGAACGGCCAAACCGTCATGCAGGTTCCGTCGGCGGCCTATTGGCCGTGGCTGAATAATGGCTCAAGCCTGGGGTACCCGATCGGAATGGCGCAGGGCACATCCAGTTCAGTGGGCGCGACGATCGATTTCAACTGGACCTACGACGGGACGTTGATCCCCGGCTGGCAGGTGACGCCGGGTGTGACTTTCACGGACGGCCTTTATGGGTACACGCCTTCGTGGAGCGCAAACTATTCGCAGGGCGCCAAATCTGTGAACCTTTACGTCCTATTTAATCAGAATCCCACGGTGTGGCAGGCGGGCGTTAATTTCACCGCGTTCTTCGGTGGCCACAACAACGTTGGTCAACCATACACAGACCGAAATTTCGTCGGGATATTCGCCACTCGGAACTTTTGA
- a CDS encoding RND family transporter — translation MLNRLVSGLERYFFGHRAVVLGVVAVFTVVMAVFAVQLRMDAGFEKQMPIGHEYIRTFQKYRADLFGANRITVVVRARKGTIWTKDGLTRLYNVTRAVTYLPNVDRSGVRSLWTPNSYVNEVTDEGFRAEPIISGTITPDQLTPDNIANIRRATAGGGYVGTLVSHDEDSAMITAELNERDASGKMLDYVAFNHLLDSSVRKPFEDAGYEIQIIGFAKQIGDIADGAKAVLSFCAIALLLTALAVYWYCHSVRFTMLLICCSLTSLVWQFGTLKLLGFGLDPLGVLVPFLVFAIGVSHGVQQVNSIVREIAHGNSSFAAARHSFSGLLIPGVLALITAFVSFITLLSIPIPMVRELSITASLGVAYKIVTNLILLPVAASCFNFSKLYADKALKRSQQRARPLRLLARVAEPKYAMLTLAVTAMVLGLAVWQSRDRVIGTLQPGAPELRADARFNLDATSITNNYDMGLDWLTVVVESDSGACNNPAVGLYEDDFSTAMRTEPGVVSVKSYTTLLRAYNQGYNEDYPKMNVVPIDPENYGAISVDVNRVKGFMKVDCSMTAVHLFLKDHKATTINRVLDDVKAYRLSHPFPGITVRLAAGNAGVIAATNDEVAKSELPMMLYVYAAILILVFLAYRDWRAMLACCVPLSVATFIGYWFMKELKIGLTVATLPVMVLAVGIGVDYAFYIYNRLQLHLASGQPIVKAVQHAILEVGVATIFTAITLAIGVATWSFSALKFQADMGKLLAFMFIVNLVMAMTALPALASALERWFPRSKPARAPGLFSH, via the coding sequence GTGTTAAATCGTCTAGTCAGCGGGTTGGAAAGATATTTTTTCGGCCATCGTGCGGTCGTGCTCGGCGTGGTCGCGGTCTTTACCGTGGTGATGGCGGTGTTTGCGGTGCAGTTGCGAATGGACGCTGGCTTCGAGAAGCAGATGCCAATCGGCCACGAATATATCCGGACGTTTCAGAAGTACCGGGCGGACTTGTTTGGTGCAAACCGAATTACCGTCGTCGTACGAGCACGGAAGGGAACGATCTGGACAAAGGACGGGTTGACGCGTCTCTACAACGTGACGCGGGCTGTCACCTACTTGCCGAACGTTGATCGCAGTGGTGTCAGGTCGCTCTGGACGCCGAACTCGTACGTCAACGAGGTGACGGATGAGGGCTTTCGTGCTGAGCCGATCATTTCGGGAACCATCACGCCGGATCAACTGACACCTGACAATATCGCCAATATTCGCAGAGCAACCGCCGGAGGTGGCTATGTGGGGACGCTGGTCTCGCATGACGAAGACAGTGCGATGATCACAGCCGAATTGAACGAGCGAGACGCGTCAGGCAAGATGCTCGACTATGTAGCGTTCAATCATCTGCTCGATTCCAGCGTACGCAAGCCCTTCGAGGACGCTGGGTATGAAATCCAGATTATTGGTTTCGCGAAGCAGATCGGCGACATTGCCGACGGGGCAAAAGCCGTGCTCAGCTTTTGCGCAATTGCACTGCTACTGACCGCCCTTGCAGTGTACTGGTACTGCCATTCTGTTCGTTTCACGATGTTGCTGATCTGCTGCTCGCTGACCTCCCTTGTCTGGCAGTTTGGAACGTTAAAGCTGTTGGGTTTCGGACTGGATCCGCTAGGGGTGCTCGTGCCGTTTTTGGTATTTGCGATCGGAGTGTCGCACGGAGTGCAGCAGGTCAACTCAATCGTGCGGGAGATTGCGCATGGCAATAGTTCATTCGCTGCTGCACGCCACAGTTTCAGTGGCTTGCTGATTCCGGGTGTGCTCGCACTCATCACGGCGTTCGTTTCATTCATCACGCTGCTGTCGATCCCAATTCCGATGGTACGCGAACTTTCGATCACCGCGTCGCTCGGTGTTGCGTACAAGATCGTGACGAACCTGATTCTCTTGCCTGTTGCGGCGTCGTGCTTCAACTTTAGTAAGCTCTACGCCGATAAAGCGCTGAAGCGCAGTCAGCAGCGCGCCAGGCCGTTGCGCTTGCTCGCACGGGTGGCGGAGCCGAAGTATGCGATGCTGACGCTTGCAGTGACGGCGATGGTGCTAGGTTTGGCGGTGTGGCAAAGCCGGGATCGCGTAATCGGCACACTGCAGCCTGGCGCCCCGGAGCTTCGCGCGGACGCACGCTTCAACCTCGATGCCACGTCAATCACAAACAACTATGACATGGGTCTCGATTGGCTTACAGTCGTGGTGGAATCGGATAGCGGAGCGTGCAACAATCCCGCAGTCGGATTATATGAAGACGATTTCTCCACGGCAATGCGGACTGAACCGGGAGTGGTGTCGGTGAAGTCCTATACCACGTTGCTGCGAGCGTACAACCAAGGATACAACGAAGACTATCCAAAAATGAACGTCGTACCGATTGACCCGGAGAACTACGGGGCTATTTCGGTTGACGTGAATCGTGTGAAGGGCTTCATGAAGGTCGACTGCAGTATGACCGCAGTCCATCTGTTTCTGAAAGATCACAAGGCCACGACGATCAACCGGGTGCTTGATGATGTGAAGGCATACCGCCTATCGCATCCGTTCCCGGGCATCACGGTTCGCCTTGCCGCCGGCAATGCGGGCGTTATCGCGGCGACCAACGACGAAGTGGCGAAGAGCGAGTTGCCAATGATGCTCTACGTCTATGCCGCGATTCTGATCTTGGTTTTCCTTGCGTACCGCGATTGGCGCGCAATGCTGGCCTGTTGCGTGCCCTTGTCGGTCGCGACCTTCATCGGCTACTGGTTCATGAAGGAATTGAAGATCGGGCTCACGGTAGCGACGCTGCCGGTAATGGTTTTGGCGGTGGGTATCGGCGTCGACTACGCGTTCTATATCTACAACCGCCTTCAACTTCACCTTGCGAGCGGTCAACCCATTGTGAAAGCGGTGCAGCACGCGATCCTGGAAGTCGGCGTTGCTACGATCTTCACGGCGATCACTCTGGCGATCGGCGTGGCAACGTGGAGCTTCTCGGCGCTCAAGTTTCAAGCGGACATGGGCAAGCTGCTGGCCTTCATGTTCATCGTCAACCTGGTGATGGCGATGACGGCGTTGCCAGCATTGGCGTCGGCGCTCGAACGGTGGTTCCCGCGCAGCAAGCCGGCGCGTGCGCCCGGCCTCTTCAGCCATTAG
- a CDS encoding YCF48-related protein, with protein MIKLLVVCAALCNAAVAFAASPGAVAIWSANSAHAWADPTHMMMMDATRAGKRIVAVGEQGLVVLSDDDGKSWRQARQVPLSATLSAVTFVDAQHGWAVGQWGAILATSDGGETWKKQRMDVSVDQPLFSVYFRSEKDGLAVGLWSLMLATHDGGATWSKVAVPKPPGGAHGDRNLYHVFADRQGALYIDSEQGMVLKSTDGGMNWSYLATGGKGTLWSGVAMPDGRIVVGGLLGSLFESSDGGATWSSVATGTKNSITDLVVTADGLMGVGLDGMLMLRKSGATTFEVSQRPDRATLTAALLGAGGNPILFSHEGVLRTP; from the coding sequence ATGATCAAGCTACTTGTTGTGTGCGCCGCGCTGTGCAATGCCGCAGTCGCATTCGCAGCGTCGCCGGGCGCGGTCGCAATCTGGAGTGCGAACTCGGCTCATGCATGGGCAGACCCAACGCACATGATGATGATGGATGCCACTCGGGCCGGCAAGCGAATCGTCGCAGTGGGCGAGCAAGGCCTCGTTGTGCTGTCGGACGACGATGGAAAGAGCTGGCGACAGGCACGTCAGGTGCCGTTGTCGGCGACGCTCTCCGCCGTCACCTTCGTGGATGCGCAGCATGGTTGGGCGGTGGGCCAGTGGGGCGCGATACTCGCGACGAGCGACGGCGGTGAGACATGGAAGAAGCAGCGCATGGACGTTTCGGTGGACCAGCCGCTGTTCTCGGTGTACTTCAGAAGTGAAAAGGACGGGTTGGCCGTGGGCCTTTGGTCGCTGATGCTCGCAACGCACGATGGAGGAGCGACGTGGAGCAAGGTGGCCGTGCCGAAGCCGCCGGGCGGCGCGCATGGGGATCGCAATCTGTATCACGTCTTTGCGGATCGCCAAGGTGCACTGTATATCGACTCGGAGCAAGGCATGGTGCTCAAGTCGACGGATGGCGGTATGAACTGGAGCTATCTGGCCACGGGCGGCAAGGGCACCCTGTGGAGCGGGGTGGCGATGCCGGACGGACGCATCGTCGTCGGCGGACTGCTCGGCAGCCTGTTCGAAAGCAGCGATGGCGGGGCGACCTGGTCGTCGGTAGCCACGGGTACAAAGAATTCAATCACAGATCTCGTTGTAACCGCTGACGGTCTGATGGGCGTCGGGCTTGACGGGATGCTGATGTTGCGGAAATCCGGCGCGACGACATTCGAGGTTTCTCAGCGCCCGGATCGCGCGACGCTGACCGCGGCCCTCTTGGGCGCGGGCGGAAATCCGATTCTGTTTTCACACGAAGGCGTGCTGCGGACGCCCTAA
- the pqqA gene encoding pyrroloquinoline quinone precursor peptide PqqA produces MWTKPAFTDLRLGFEVTMYISNR; encoded by the coding sequence ATGTGGACCAAGCCCGCATTTACCGATCTGCGTCTCGGCTTTGAAGTCACGATGTACATTTCGAACCGTTGA
- the pqqB gene encoding pyrroloquinoline quinone biosynthesis protein PqqB, translating to MHIQILGSAAGGGFPQWNCNCVNCAGFREGRIRASARTQSSIAISDEGVAWVLCNASPDIRAQLSGFAPMQPGRAPRDTGIGAIVLMDSQIDHTTGLLSLREGCPHEVWCTNTVHEDLSTGFPLFPMLSHWNGGLRWNPIVSGTAFVIPVCPNLRFMPFALRSAAPPFSPHRNDPHPGDNIGLVIEDLRTGGKLFYAPGLGEVDDALLGRMRGTDCLLIDGTLWTDDEMRGCGVGARTGREMGHLAQIGAGGMLEVLDQFPHVRKILTHINNTNPILDEDSSERAELVRRNVEVAFDGMSIVL from the coding sequence ATGCATATTCAAATTCTCGGCTCCGCGGCAGGCGGCGGCTTTCCTCAATGGAACTGCAATTGCGTGAATTGCGCGGGCTTTCGTGAAGGCCGCATACGCGCCTCTGCGCGTACCCAGTCGTCGATCGCTATTTCGGACGAAGGCGTGGCATGGGTACTGTGCAACGCCTCGCCAGACATCCGAGCACAGCTGTCAGGCTTCGCGCCGATGCAGCCAGGCCGCGCGCCGCGCGATACAGGCATCGGCGCTATCGTGCTGATGGACAGCCAGATCGATCATACGACCGGCCTGCTAAGCCTGCGTGAAGGCTGCCCACACGAGGTCTGGTGCACCAACACGGTTCACGAGGATCTGAGCACTGGTTTTCCGCTCTTTCCAATGCTCTCACACTGGAACGGCGGCCTGCGCTGGAACCCGATCGTCTCGGGCACAGCATTCGTCATTCCCGTATGCCCCAACCTGCGCTTCATGCCGTTTGCGCTGCGCAGTGCGGCCCCGCCGTTTTCGCCGCATCGCAACGACCCGCATCCGGGCGACAACATCGGCCTCGTGATCGAGGACTTGCGCACAGGCGGCAAGCTGTTCTATGCGCCCGGACTTGGCGAGGTGGACGACGCCCTGCTCGGCCGCATGCGTGGTACCGATTGCCTGCTGATCGATGGCACGCTCTGGACCGACGACGAAATGCGGGGCTGCGGCGTAGGCGCACGCACGGGCCGCGAAATGGGACATCTCGCGCAAATCGGCGCCGGTGGCATGCTCGAGGTGCTCGATCAGTTTCCACACGTGCGCAAGATTCTCACGCACATCAACAACACGAATCCGATTCTTGACGAGGACTCGTCCGAGCGCGCGGAACTCGTACGACGCAACGTGGAAGTCGCTTTCGACGGCATGAGCATCGTGCTATAG